A genomic segment from Manduca sexta isolate Smith_Timp_Sample1 chromosome 13, JHU_Msex_v1.0, whole genome shotgun sequence encodes:
- the LOC119189180 gene encoding complex I intermediate-associated protein 30, mitochondrial-like: protein MALFRNTSIINFCKTYRQYSVLCKKVNTDLCYNKSCSVIVNTQRWLFWEKDRKGGYNTEIKMSNWEHLKNGYKELKKELKLFGQEVKELFEMDPVLIARPGETDVVWCFNDPSVLDKFVTTSDSDHNEGFSSCSFEMSPAGRGNFHGYLDTRVPKDGRIKKAGYCGIRSKIIRKAFKRATTYDWHLYNTLVLKIRGDGRSYLLNISCEGYYDITWNDIYHYVLYTRGGPYWQIAKIPFSKFVLGSKGRLQDKQTRIRFDRVTHFGISCGDKIDGRFNLEIEYIGLEFDPTHDEEFAYEMYRTDKYIVGV, encoded by the exons ATGGCTTTATTTAGGAACACATCAATAATAAACTTCTGTAAAACTTATCGCCAATACTCAGTTTTGTGTAAAAAAGTAAACACAGATTTATGTTATAACAAATCGTGTTCTGTTATTGTGAATACACAAAGATGGTTGTTTTGGGAGAAAGATAGAAAAGGCGGCTACAATACCGAAATAAAGATGAGTAACTGGGAACATCTGAAAAATGGATACAAGGAACTTAAAAAGGAACTGAAACTCTTCGGGCAAGAAGTTAAAGAATTGTTTGAAATGGACCCTGTTCTTATTGCTAGACCAG GTGAAACTGATGTCGTCTGGTGTTTCAACGATCCTAGTGTACTGGATAAATTCGTAACCACCAGCGACAGTGACCACAATGAAGGTTTCAGTAGTTGCAGTTTTGAGATGAGCCCAGCAGGCCGGGGCAACTTCCACGGCTATTTAGACACAAGAGTGCCAAAAGATGGCCGAATTAAAAAGGCTGGCTACTGCGGAATTCGGTCGAAAATTATTAGA aaagcaTTTAAAAGGGCGACGACGTATGATTGGCATCTGTACAAcactttagttttaaaaatacgcgGTGATGGTAGATCCTATCTATTGAACATCTCTTGCGAAGGTTACTACGATATCACTTGGAACGACATTTACCACTACGTACTCTATACTAGAGGTGGACCTTACTGGCAAATAGCTAAA ATTCCTTTCTCAAAGTTTGTCCTGGGATCGAAAGGGCGATTACAAGATAAACAAACCCGAATTCGTTTTGACCGAGTGACGCATTTTGGAATTTCGTGCGGGGATAAAATCGATGGTAGATTCAATCTTGAAATAGAATACATTG GTTTAGAGTTTGATCCTACGCATGATGAAGAATTTGCTTATGAAATGTATAGAACTGATAAATATATTGTTGGTGTATAA